Part of the Nitrospinota bacterium genome, AGAGAAAAAGGTGCACGGGTGGTTACGGAGAAAAGAAGGGGTTATGGTTCTGCCTGCCTGAAAGGAATTTCTGAACTGGACAATCCTGATATTGTGGTTTTTCTTGATGGAGACTTTAGTGACTATCCTGAAGAAATTGTAAAGTTGATAGAGCCTATAGAAACTGGAGTGATGGATTTTGTTCTTGGCAGTAGAATGGTTCTGCCTGAAAGCCGTCAGGCATTATTACCGCAGTCAAGATATGGCAATCAGCTTGCGGTCTTTTTAATTCGCATGTTTTTTCGACACCGGTATACAGATCTGGGGCCGTTTCGTGCTATTCGCTATGATTCGTTGAAGTCCATTGCCATGAAGGACACCAATTTCGGGTGGACTGTGGAAATGCAGATAAAGGGCGTTAAAGCTGGGCTGCGTATTATGGAAGTTCCTGTGAAATATAGAGATAGAATAGGAGTCTCCAAGATCACAGGAACATTTTCAGGGACGATCAAGGCTGGAATAAAAATTATTTACACCATCTTCAAGTATTTGTTAACCTGACTTCATGCCAGTCCTTCATAAAATACTTCGTATAGCTTTTCTACTGCTTTTTGTCTTTTCATGCCCACCTTTTGGGTGGGCTGCTGATATTACTTCCCTGGTTGAAAATCGAATTAGCCATGATGGAAAGACTCTTGACCTTAGTGGATTGAACATTGGTCCATCAGGCGCAAAACAATTGGCTGAATTAGAGATTCTCAATGGAATCACCACACTTCACTTGCAGGGTAATAATATTAAAGCTCGTGGAATGAAAGCTCTTGCAAAATCTACTCACCTGAGCGGATTGAAGCATATGGATTTATGGGGAAACCTGATTGGTGACCTGGGGCTGAAAGCCATTTCAGAGTCGCCTTATTTGATAAATCTTGAGACCTTAAAACTTTGGAAAAATGAGATTAGTGATGACGGTATCGAATTGATGGTGGCTTCTGAAAATTTTTCCCACCTGAAAACACTCATGCTCAATGATAACCTGATCACACCTGTTGGGGCAGAAATGCTTGCATCCTCTGATGTATTCCCCGAACTGGAAACGTTGAATTTATTTCGAAATAATATTGGTGATGATGGCGCAATAGCGTTTGCCGTTTCTGAAAAATACTCAAATCTGCAATTGTTGTATATGGGGGAAAATCAG contains:
- a CDS encoding glycosyltransferase; the encoded protein is MPSRISVVIPAFNEEQSIGLVLDALPKDLIHETIVVDNNSTDDTARFAREKGARVVTEKRRGYGSACLKGISELDNPDIVVFLDGDFSDYPEEIVKLIEPIETGVMDFVLGSRMVLPESRQALLPQSRYGNQLAVFLIRMFFRHRYTDLGPFRAIRYDSLKSIAMKDTNFGWTVEMQIKGVKAGLRIMEVPVKYRDRIGVSKITGTFSGTIKAGIKIIYTIFKYLLT